A portion of the Cryptomeria japonica chromosome 5, Sugi_1.0, whole genome shotgun sequence genome contains these proteins:
- the LOC131054624 gene encoding LRR receptor-like serine/threonine-protein kinase RGI2 has protein sequence MPCSFGPMDCRRAQLQIPLRMIIIGFLLVLLMSARGFSASLNEEAQALLSWKNTLNGSVSALSSWQESAPDPCSWAWITCSRDGFITEVNIQNTQIAGKVPSQFGALKSLRSLVISSTNLTGTIPSEIGSYGSLELLDLSGNSLGGTIQPEIGKLKALKSLILNSNQLQGNIPSELGDCSSLVNLVIFDNLLSGGIPRELGRLSGLEVFRAGGNPGIEGEFPEELSNCTGLVTLGLAETNISGPIPPWFGLMQNLQTLAVYDARLTGPIPPELGNCSELVNLYLYGNGLYGSIPGELGRLQNLERILLWQNDLSGSIPPELGNCSSLKVIDLSINSLHGSIPSTLGNLQGLLEIQLSDNNITGWIPSALANCSSLTQIQFDNNQLTGPIPEELGELKNLTLLFLWQNRLQGRIPLTLGGCEKLQAVDLSHNQLTGAIPETIFQLKNLTKLMLLNNDLTGMLPPEIGNCTALVRLRLGHNNLMDPIPPEIGRLENLVFLELGSNHFSGPIPSQISDCSQLQMLDLHNNRLSGVLPFTLGLLTSLQVVDVSGNKLTGTIPLSFGNLSRLNKLMLNSNDLNGIVPSEISQCSSLQLLDLSNNRFTGHIPVEIGNLQELDIALNLSWNYLSGPIPFQFSGLTKLAYLDLSHNMLSGNLSGLAQLENLASLNVSFNNLSGPLPGTNFFRSLPASALAGNTGLCMSASSCFATDSVPETPVGQNVRLVISILFSITALMLVLGLFVVLKGRRRAGLEDAEEAESVWAWHMTPFQKLSFSVAEVINALVDTNVIGKGCSGVVYKAQMTNGEVVAVKKLWTCKQADQAEKRDSFSAEVRTLSSIRHRNIVRLLGCCTSRRSKLLIYDYMPNGSLGGLLHEKRSMLDWEIRYKIVLGAAEGLAYLHHDCRPPILHRDVKANNILLGTQFEPYLADFGLAKLVDSSDFTRSSTTVAGSYGYIAPEYGYTMKISEKSDVYSYGVVLLEVVTGKQPIDPTIPEGVHLVDWVRQALQNKDREPVEVVDPRLQGRPNTQIQEMLQALGVAFLCVNSNPEERPTMKDVAAMLKEIKQEPYEDCKISSTSHLIKQSPDADRHPALNSSSSTSSSFHIYSPTSTTHQHSQS, from the exons ATGCCTTGTTCGTTCGGCCCGATGGACTGTCGGAGAGCGCAGCTCCAAATCCCGTTGAGGATGATTATAATCGGGTTCCTCTTGGTCTTGTTGATGTCTGCAAGAGGTTTTTCTGCTTCTCTAAATGAGGAAGCTCAGGCGCTCCTGTCATGGAAAAACACTCTCAATGGCTCTGTTTCAGCATTGAGCTCATGGCAAGAGAGCGCCCCGGACCCCTGTTCTTGGGCCTGGATAACATGCTCCCGGGATGGTTTTATCACAGAGGTGAATATACAGAACACCCAAATTGCAGGCAAAGTGCCTTCCCAATTTGGGGCTCTCAAGTCCCTGCGCTCGCTTGTGATTTCATCCACAAATCTGACTGGAACGATTCCTTCAGAGATCGGAAGCTATGGCAGCTTGGAGCTTCTAGATCTAAGTGGAAACAGTTTGGGGGGAACAATTCAGCCCGAGATTGGCAAGCTGAAGGCTCTGAAAAGCCTGATTTTGAATTCCAATCAGCTTCAGGGGAACATTCCATCCGAGCTCGGGGATTGCAGTAGTCTTGTGAATTTAGTAATCTTCGATAACCTGTTGAGCGGTGGGATTCCCCGAGAGCTCGGTCGGTTATCTGGATTGGAAGTTTTCAGGGCGGGGGGCAATCCGGGGATTGAAGGAGAATTTCCAGAGGAGCTTAGTAATTGCACTGGTTTGGTCACTCTGGGTCTTGCAGAGACCAATATTTCAGGCCCAATTCCTCCATGGTTTGGCTTGATGCAGAACCTCCAAACTTTGGCTGTTTATGATGCCCGTTTGACGGGTCCAATCCCGCCGGAACTGGGCAATTGCTCAGAGCTTGTGAATCTGTATTTGTATGGTAATGGCTTGTATGGGTCCATACCAGGGGAGCTCGGGCGGCTGCAGAATCTTGAGAGGATTCTTCTGTGGCAAAACGATCTCTCGGGTAGCATTCCGCCCGAGCTCGGGAACTGTTCTTCCTTGAAGGTGATCGATCTGTCCATTAATTCATTGCATGGCAGCATTCCCAGTACTCTCGGTAACTTGCAGGGGCTGTTGGAGATTCAACTCAGTGATAACAATATCACTGGTTGGATTCCCTCGGCTCTTGCGAATTGCAGCAGTTTAACTCAGATTCAGTTCGACAATAACCAGCTGACAGGTCCCATTCCTGAAGAGCTTGGAGAATTGAAGAACTTGACCCTGTTGTTTCTGTGGCAAAACCGGCTTCAAGGGAGAATTCCGTTGACTCTGGGCGGCTGTGAAAAGCTTCAGGCGGTCGACCTGTCGCACAATCAGCTCACCGGAGCCATTCCTGAGACCATATTTCAGTTAAAAAATCTGACCAAGTTGATGCTTTTGAACAATGATCTGACCGGAATGTTGCCTCCAGAGATCGGAAACTGCACCGCCCTGGTCCGGCTTCGTCTCGGTCACAACAATCTGATGGACCCAATTCCTCCCGAGATCGGCAGGCTGGAAAATTTGGTCTTTCTTGAGCTGGGAAGCAATCATTTCTCAGGGCCCATTCCCTCGCAGATTTCAGATTGTTCTCAGCTTCAGATGCTGGATCTCCACAACAATAGGCTGTCAGGCGTCCTGCCTTTCACACTAGGCTTATTAACCAGTCTTCAGGTCGTCGACGTGTCGGGCAACAAGCTCACAGGGACGATTCCTCTGTCATTTGGGAATCTCAGTCGGCTTAACAAGCTCATGCTTAATTCAAACGACTTAAATGGCATTGTACCCTCTGAGATAAGTCAGTGCAGCAGTTTACAGCTCCTGGATTTGAGCAACAATCGCTTCACAGGTCACATTCCTGTAGAGATTGGGAATCTGCAAGAGCTAGACATAGCATTGAATCTGAGCTGGAATTACTTGTCTGGTCCTATTCCATTCCAGTTCTCGGGGCTCACCAAACTGGCATATTTAGATCTGTCACATAACATGCTCTCTGGGAACTTGTCTGGATTAGCCCAGCTCGAAAATCTGGCATCTCTGAATGTCTCATTCAATAACTTATCTGGGCCACTTCCGGGTACGAATTTCTTCAGAAGTCTGCCTGCAAGTGCCCTGGCTGGCAATACGGGTCTGTGCATGTCTGCGAGCTCTTGTTTTGCCACTGACTCCGTGCCAGAGACTCCTGTCGGACAGAATGTGAGGCTGGTAATAAGCATTCTTTTCAGCATCACAGCATTAATGCTGGTTTTGGGGCTGTTCGTGGTATTAAAAGGCCGTAGGAGGGCCGGTCTGGAAGACGCAGAGGAGGCAGAGTCCGTATGGGCATGGCATATGACGCCATTCCAGAAGCTCAGTTTCTCCGTGGCAGAAGTCATTAATGCTCTGGTCGATACGAACGTCATTGGAAAAGGGTGTTCCGGTGTGGTTTACAAGGCCCAAATGACGAATGGAGAAGTTGTCGCAGTGAAAAAATTGTGGACCTGCAAACAGGCCGACCAAGCCGAAAAACGAGATTCTTTCTCCGCAGAAGTGAGGACACTGAGTTCAATCCGCCATAGAAACATTGTACGGCTCCTCGGGTGCTGCACAAGCAGGAGGTCGAAGCTTCTCATATACGACTATATGCCCAATGGTAGCCTGGGTGGCCTCCTCCATGAGAAGAGAAGTATGCTGGATTGGGAGATTAGATACAAAATAGTTCTTGGGGCTGCTGAGGGGCTGGCCTATCTGCATCATGACTGTCGCCCGCCCATCCTTCATCGCGACGTTAAGGCCAACAACATATTGCTGGGCACCCAATTCGAGCCTTATCTTGCAGATTTTGGCCTTGCCAAGCTTGTCGACTCTTCTGATTTCACCCGCTCTTCCACTACCGTTGCTGGGTCATATGGCTATATTGCTCCAG AATATGGCTACACCATGAAGATATCGGAGAAGAGCGACGTGTACAGCTATGGAGTGGTGCTCCTAGAGGTGGTGACAGGCAAACAGCCCATCGACCCAACGATCCCAGAAGGAGTCCATCTGGTCGACTGGGTTCGACAAGCCCTACAAAACAAAGACAGAGAACCAGTCGAAGTGGTTGATCCACGACTCCAAGGCCGACCAAACACACAGATTCAAGAAATGTTACAGGCTCTGGGCGTGGCATTTCTCTGCGTGAATTCCAATCCAGAAGAGCGACCCACCATGAAAGATGTGGCCGCAATGCTGAAGGAAATCAAACAAGAGCCTTACGAAGACTGTAAAATCTCCTCGACCAGTCATCTCATCAAACAATCACCTGACGCCGACCGCCATCCTGCATTGAACTCATCGTCTTCCACTTCCTCATCGTTTCACATCTACTCGCCAACCTCAACAACCCACCAACATTCTCAATCATGA